A single region of the Macrobrachium rosenbergii isolate ZJJX-2024 chromosome 5, ASM4041242v1, whole genome shotgun sequence genome encodes:
- the LOC136838544 gene encoding E3 ubiquitin-protein ligase LRSAM1-like isoform X1 produces the protein MPFGNFFKKEKNNSPSATMTSKEIKAKLGMKVVMAQQNPEPVYDLTDCYIVELPPDTFVMCRLLQKTSLLLRNNNLSSLEKGGKLHELCSLELLDLSNNKLSHLPENISKLQKLKVLKLSNNKMKTLPHSFSELRNLQELYLSSNRLSKVPTCICALPNLRVLTLKDNSITVLPKEFCSLQKSLCLLEIDADKLQSPPPDVAAEGVEAVMRHLCEQHEIEYVGLSESVEEEFSESTSSQAYAGMEAPEDEFTRNYMRKKDELLRAQLAAEEEFQAKERNQLAEVLRGVSNNKKHLLDELSQTPEEVIEYEKKKLRLLQDQYNVEESLRKEQEEQLLVYLAMSNTKDSFVKDLSAQQADLDAEVEEIVNSKDKDRKRLLEDLTEMERDTAAALHELLSYSATNSKNEEFLNLLNDQEKEMELMLSGIAEASAELRSSEVISAMQATLMEEAATEARRQAFQDEQSLRVLTLLEENDLVNTHLEGVMTSRMADQEVWASTLMEDEAVQAEAFKLLLLKNDLKRCSILRQIGQVEYELAKLSSLEMRKKKFDVKYGSTTMLDQRATLAGLLKSLLQEKSDREAELNDWFGNLTELRSSDCSEEEFWLIQYQRLLAMKPAGLVEAEEQLDPRIREILRDANAADLIPVFARHGITYEQLLELTEEEALSMEIGPATYHGLQRALQNHLEEAKLGNPLASAPSESDLPYSPTAPEMELEGEAGASAPALELEDETKPTAPQFIEAECVVCLSLSCEVIFLPCGHMCVCAKCCAPLSLCPLCRGPVVSKVLKTF, from the exons ATGCcctttggaaatttttttaaaaaagaaaaaaacaactctCCCTCAGCAACCATGACTAGCAAGGAAATTAAGGCTAAGTTGGGCATGAAGGTGGTGATGGCCCAACAAAATCCAGAGCCTGTTTATGATCTCACGGATTGCTACATTGTCGAGCTTCCACCAGACACGTTTGTTATGTGCAGGTTGCTACAGAAGACAAGCCTCCTTTTGAGAAACAATAATTTGTCATCTTTAGAAAAGGGAGGAAAATTACATGAACTGTGTTCCCTTGAACTGTTAGACCTCAGTAATAATAAGTTAAGTCATTTACCTGAAAATATCAGTAAACTTCAGAAGTTGAAAGTGCTGAAACTTAGtaataataagatgaaaactTTACCTCATTCATTTTCTGAACTGAGAAATTTACAAGAgttatatttatcttcaaatagACTGTCCAAAGTGCCTACTTGCATCTGTGCCTTGCCAAATTTGCGAGTGTTAACGTTAAAAGACAATAGTATCACTGTGCTGCCAAAAGAATTTTGCAGTTTACAGAAAAGTTTGTGTTTATTAGAGATAGATGCTGACAAACTACAGTCCCCTCCACCTGATGTTGCTGCAGAAGGGGTGGAAGCTGTGATGCGTCATCTTTGCGAGCAGCATGAAATCGAGTATGTGGGGCTCTCTGAGTCAGTTGAAGAAGAATTTAGTGAATCTACCTCATCACAAGCATATGCAGGAATGGAGGCACCTGAGGATGAGTTCACCCGTAATTATATGCGTAAAAAAGATGAGTTGTTACGAGCGCAGTTGGCTGCTGAAGAAGAGTTCCAGGCCAAAGAAAGAAATCAGCTTGCAGAAGTCCTCAGGGGCGTGAGCAATAATAAGAAACATTTGTTGGATGAACTGTCCCAAACTCCAGAGGAAGTCattgaatatgaaaagaaaaagcttagACTATTGCAGGATCAGTACAATGTTGAAGAGAGTTTACGTAAGGAGCAGGAAGAGCAGCTACTGGTTTATCTAGCAATGTCAAATACTAAAGATTCCTTTGTGAAGGACTTGAGTGCACAACAGGCAGACTTGGATGCAGAAGTAGAAGAGATAGTTAACTCTAAAGATAAAGACAGGAAACGTTTACTTGAAGATCtaactgaaatggagagagacACTGCAGCTGCTCTTCATGAATTGCTCTCGTATTCTGCAACAAATAGTAAAAATGAGGAGTTCCTCAATTTATTGAatgatcaagaaaaagaaatggaactgATGTTATCTGGTATTGCAGAAGCCTCTGCTGAATTGCGCAGTTCTGAAGtcatttcagcaatgcaagcaaCACTGATGGAGGAAGCAGCGACAGAAGCTAGACGCCAGGCATTCCAGGATGAGCAGTCTCTTCGTGTACTTACACTTCTGGAGGAGAATGATCTTGTGAACACTCATCTTGAAGGTGTCATGACATCGCGAATGGCTGATCAGGAAGTATGGGCATCTACCCTCATGGAAGATGAAGCTGTCCAGGCAGAGGCTTTCAAGCTATTGCTATTGAAGAATGACTTGAAGCGCTGCAGTATTTTAAGACAG atcgGCCAGGTAGAGTATGAACTGGCCAAATTATCATCCCttgaaatgaggaagaagaagtttGATGTAAAATATGGTTCAACCACAATGTTGGATCAACGAGCAACGTTAGCAGGTCTTTTGAAGTCTCTCTTACAAGAGAAAAGTGATCGTGAAGCAGAACTGAATGATTGGTTTGGAAATCTGACAGAACTGCGTTCATCAGACTGTAGCGAAGAAGAGTTCTGGCTTATTCAGTATCAGCGTTTACTTGCCATGAAGCCTGCTGGGTTGGTTGAAGCAGAAGAACAACTGGATCCTAGAATAAGGGAAATTCTCAGAGATGCAAATGCAGCTGACCTTATCCCCGTGTTTGCCCGTCATGGTATCACCTATGAGCAATTGTTGGAGCTTACTGAGGAAGAGGCTTTATCAATGGAAATTGGGCCTGCAACGTATCATGGCTTGCAGCGTGCCCTTCAGAATCACCTAGAAGAGGCCAAATTGGGGAATCCTTTAGCTTCAGCACCAAGCGAGAGTGATTTGCCTTATTCTCCAACAGCTCCAGAAATGGAACTCGAAGGAGAAGCAGGAGCATCTGCTCCTGCTCTAGAATTGGAAGATGAAACGAAACCCACTGCTCCACAGTTTATTGAAGCTGAATGTGTAGTGTGTTTGAGCTTAAGCTGTGAAGTGATCTTTTTGCCTTGTGGTCACATGTGTGTCTGTGCCAAATGTTGTgcacctctttctctttgtcctcTCTGTAGGGGTCCAGTTGTCAGTAAGGTGTtgaagacattttaa
- the LOC136838544 gene encoding E3 ubiquitin-protein ligase LRSAM1-like isoform X2 yields MTSKEIKAKLGMKVVMAQQNPEPVYDLTDCYIVELPPDTFVMCRLLQKTSLLLRNNNLSSLEKGGKLHELCSLELLDLSNNKLSHLPENISKLQKLKVLKLSNNKMKTLPHSFSELRNLQELYLSSNRLSKVPTCICALPNLRVLTLKDNSITVLPKEFCSLQKSLCLLEIDADKLQSPPPDVAAEGVEAVMRHLCEQHEIEYVGLSESVEEEFSESTSSQAYAGMEAPEDEFTRNYMRKKDELLRAQLAAEEEFQAKERNQLAEVLRGVSNNKKHLLDELSQTPEEVIEYEKKKLRLLQDQYNVEESLRKEQEEQLLVYLAMSNTKDSFVKDLSAQQADLDAEVEEIVNSKDKDRKRLLEDLTEMERDTAAALHELLSYSATNSKNEEFLNLLNDQEKEMELMLSGIAEASAELRSSEVISAMQATLMEEAATEARRQAFQDEQSLRVLTLLEENDLVNTHLEGVMTSRMADQEVWASTLMEDEAVQAEAFKLLLLKNDLKRCSILRQIGQVEYELAKLSSLEMRKKKFDVKYGSTTMLDQRATLAGLLKSLLQEKSDREAELNDWFGNLTELRSSDCSEEEFWLIQYQRLLAMKPAGLVEAEEQLDPRIREILRDANAADLIPVFARHGITYEQLLELTEEEALSMEIGPATYHGLQRALQNHLEEAKLGNPLASAPSESDLPYSPTAPEMELEGEAGASAPALELEDETKPTAPQFIEAECVVCLSLSCEVIFLPCGHMCVCAKCCAPLSLCPLCRGPVVSKVLKTF; encoded by the exons ATGACTAGCAAGGAAATTAAGGCTAAGTTGGGCATGAAGGTGGTGATGGCCCAACAAAATCCAGAGCCTGTTTATGATCTCACGGATTGCTACATTGTCGAGCTTCCACCAGACACGTTTGTTATGTGCAGGTTGCTACAGAAGACAAGCCTCCTTTTGAGAAACAATAATTTGTCATCTTTAGAAAAGGGAGGAAAATTACATGAACTGTGTTCCCTTGAACTGTTAGACCTCAGTAATAATAAGTTAAGTCATTTACCTGAAAATATCAGTAAACTTCAGAAGTTGAAAGTGCTGAAACTTAGtaataataagatgaaaactTTACCTCATTCATTTTCTGAACTGAGAAATTTACAAGAgttatatttatcttcaaatagACTGTCCAAAGTGCCTACTTGCATCTGTGCCTTGCCAAATTTGCGAGTGTTAACGTTAAAAGACAATAGTATCACTGTGCTGCCAAAAGAATTTTGCAGTTTACAGAAAAGTTTGTGTTTATTAGAGATAGATGCTGACAAACTACAGTCCCCTCCACCTGATGTTGCTGCAGAAGGGGTGGAAGCTGTGATGCGTCATCTTTGCGAGCAGCATGAAATCGAGTATGTGGGGCTCTCTGAGTCAGTTGAAGAAGAATTTAGTGAATCTACCTCATCACAAGCATATGCAGGAATGGAGGCACCTGAGGATGAGTTCACCCGTAATTATATGCGTAAAAAAGATGAGTTGTTACGAGCGCAGTTGGCTGCTGAAGAAGAGTTCCAGGCCAAAGAAAGAAATCAGCTTGCAGAAGTCCTCAGGGGCGTGAGCAATAATAAGAAACATTTGTTGGATGAACTGTCCCAAACTCCAGAGGAAGTCattgaatatgaaaagaaaaagcttagACTATTGCAGGATCAGTACAATGTTGAAGAGAGTTTACGTAAGGAGCAGGAAGAGCAGCTACTGGTTTATCTAGCAATGTCAAATACTAAAGATTCCTTTGTGAAGGACTTGAGTGCACAACAGGCAGACTTGGATGCAGAAGTAGAAGAGATAGTTAACTCTAAAGATAAAGACAGGAAACGTTTACTTGAAGATCtaactgaaatggagagagacACTGCAGCTGCTCTTCATGAATTGCTCTCGTATTCTGCAACAAATAGTAAAAATGAGGAGTTCCTCAATTTATTGAatgatcaagaaaaagaaatggaactgATGTTATCTGGTATTGCAGAAGCCTCTGCTGAATTGCGCAGTTCTGAAGtcatttcagcaatgcaagcaaCACTGATGGAGGAAGCAGCGACAGAAGCTAGACGCCAGGCATTCCAGGATGAGCAGTCTCTTCGTGTACTTACACTTCTGGAGGAGAATGATCTTGTGAACACTCATCTTGAAGGTGTCATGACATCGCGAATGGCTGATCAGGAAGTATGGGCATCTACCCTCATGGAAGATGAAGCTGTCCAGGCAGAGGCTTTCAAGCTATTGCTATTGAAGAATGACTTGAAGCGCTGCAGTATTTTAAGACAG atcgGCCAGGTAGAGTATGAACTGGCCAAATTATCATCCCttgaaatgaggaagaagaagtttGATGTAAAATATGGTTCAACCACAATGTTGGATCAACGAGCAACGTTAGCAGGTCTTTTGAAGTCTCTCTTACAAGAGAAAAGTGATCGTGAAGCAGAACTGAATGATTGGTTTGGAAATCTGACAGAACTGCGTTCATCAGACTGTAGCGAAGAAGAGTTCTGGCTTATTCAGTATCAGCGTTTACTTGCCATGAAGCCTGCTGGGTTGGTTGAAGCAGAAGAACAACTGGATCCTAGAATAAGGGAAATTCTCAGAGATGCAAATGCAGCTGACCTTATCCCCGTGTTTGCCCGTCATGGTATCACCTATGAGCAATTGTTGGAGCTTACTGAGGAAGAGGCTTTATCAATGGAAATTGGGCCTGCAACGTATCATGGCTTGCAGCGTGCCCTTCAGAATCACCTAGAAGAGGCCAAATTGGGGAATCCTTTAGCTTCAGCACCAAGCGAGAGTGATTTGCCTTATTCTCCAACAGCTCCAGAAATGGAACTCGAAGGAGAAGCAGGAGCATCTGCTCCTGCTCTAGAATTGGAAGATGAAACGAAACCCACTGCTCCACAGTTTATTGAAGCTGAATGTGTAGTGTGTTTGAGCTTAAGCTGTGAAGTGATCTTTTTGCCTTGTGGTCACATGTGTGTCTGTGCCAAATGTTGTgcacctctttctctttgtcctcTCTGTAGGGGTCCAGTTGTCAGTAAGGTGTtgaagacattttaa